The Thermodesulfobacteriota bacterium genome window below encodes:
- the qatC gene encoding Qat anti-phage system QueC-like protein QatC, with protein MIPRRRASDNWTRDLEVELPVLNKNRWDQVKERLESSLSFLTGDRWRFRFSELGTTFIRPTRRRRHREGDQYFEADIVCLFSGGLDSLVGAIDWLETNETGKIILVGHHDGHVKGPLSDQKALLRILKEYYGDRIDSVLVRIGMNPSGREITFRSRSLLFIAMGLFVAQSMSGRTELLMPENGTIALNVPLTPSRRGTCSTRTAHPFFIEEISGILREIGLGSTIINPLQYKTKGESVEQCAGQRILHSTALESVSCAKRGHNRTWLERSARGCGRCLPCIYRRAALHRVGLDTEIYGRDICSGQVSIDGSDVLGEDFRACMSFLKKNLTEDEIETLILASGNIKLTDLPGYVGLVTRSREEIRVLIRDKGIEAIKRRSGICGN; from the coding sequence ATGATACCTCGTAGAAGGGCATCTGACAATTGGACGCGTGATTTAGAAGTAGAGCTGCCGGTTTTAAATAAAAATAGATGGGATCAAGTGAAGGAGAGGCTTGAAAGTTCCCTGTCATTTCTTACTGGCGATAGATGGAGGTTTCGGTTTTCAGAGTTAGGAACGACTTTTATAAGACCTACCAGGCGGAGGAGGCATAGAGAGGGAGACCAATATTTTGAAGCTGATATCGTTTGCCTATTCTCTGGAGGTCTTGACTCATTAGTAGGGGCGATTGATTGGTTGGAAACAAATGAAACAGGGAAAATAATACTGGTCGGACATCACGATGGACATGTGAAGGGACCCTTATCAGATCAAAAGGCGCTATTGAGAATTTTGAAGGAATATTATGGTGATAGGATTGATTCGGTTCTTGTGAGGATTGGGATGAACCCTTCGGGCAGGGAAATAACTTTTCGAAGCAGATCACTTTTATTTATTGCTATGGGTCTTTTTGTGGCCCAGTCTATGAGTGGCAGAACGGAACTATTGATGCCGGAAAATGGAACAATAGCCCTTAACGTACCTTTGACGCCATCTCGAAGGGGAACTTGTAGCACTAGAACTGCGCATCCATTTTTTATTGAAGAGATTAGCGGTATATTAAGGGAAATAGGATTGGGCAGCACAATAATTAATCCATTGCAGTATAAGACAAAAGGAGAAAGTGTAGAACAATGTGCTGGTCAGAGGATACTGCATTCAACGGCATTGGAATCGGTATCATGTGCGAAAAGGGGACATAATAGAACTTGGTTAGAAAGGAGTGCGAGGGGTTGTGGAAGATGTTTGCCCTGCATATACAGGAGGGCAGCACTGCACAGGGTAGGGCTTGATACAGAGATATATGGACGTGATATTTGCAGTGGGCAAGTGAGTATTGATGGCTCGGATGTATTGGGTGAAGATTTCCGAGCGTGTATGTCCTTTTTGAAGAAAAATTTGACTGAAGATGAAATTGAAACATTGATATTGGCAAGCGGAAATATAAAATTGACGGATCTGCCGGGGTATGTAGGTTTGGTAACCCGCTCGAGAGAAGAGATACGCGTCTTAATCCGTGATAAAGGAATTGAAGCAATAAAAAGAAGATCGGGTATTTGTGGTAACTAA
- a CDS encoding helicase-related protein → MKKLATEIKTQWLYSTEHRQICKAIDVQTLWDSTIYRVWFPYNNFVLRIRDEYLKPIDEYLIENPCVITYIAAAARVADALSYDILLAPFSASVIPLPHQLKALSQAISKEHVRFLLADEVGLGKTIEAGLILRELKLRGLVRRTLVVVPKGLVQQWIAEMHTHFNETFKLVLPEDLSTITHISEDKTSSSLSPDMYGSAVTKSSNPWSLLAQIIVPMDTVKPLEKRKGWSPEQIAEYNQERFDSLITAGWDLIIVDEAHRLGGSTEQVARYKLGRGLSEAAPYILFLSATPHQGKTDAFHRLLSLVDRDAFPVIESVTRERIQPYVIRNEKRMAIDWQGKPLFKPRKTLLFAISWDEHHSEQRYLYDSVTDYVKRGYNQALKEKRSYIGFLMILMQRLVTSSTRAIRVSLERRLEVLNTPTDQLPLPAYSIEEEWADMDGQEQIDTLLQMQLKALKNEKEEVKALLELASLTEAKEQDVKAHALLNWIYRLQQEACEPNIKILLFTEFVPTQDMLKNFLTDRGFSIVILNGSMNMSERLAALKTFAKEARILISTDAGGEGLNLQFCHVVINYDIPWNPMKLEQRIGRVDRIGQKHDVRVVNFVLDDTVEFRVREVIEEKLAIIKSEFGIDKTGDVLDSAQAANVFDNLYMDAILNPQEVGNKIDSLFLNLRDQAKASREIESIFGLKDTKDTLDHSDAQHIMQHPLQHWVEQMTINYLKSYSGRAEKEGLAWNITFPTGETVENAVFTTNDAEADPSAQHLTIENPQIRGLVMHLPRFVQGQPIPSLALVDLSVSIKGFWSLWELSIYTPEWNRRRVFPHFLHDDGRDLLPTARFIWDQLLSSPPEIKEFISGENATFYFDIAKELAIEYGKGIYDDLRLLHSKYIEKEQKKKEYAFSARRRMVERIGLPSVKMNRLVALQIEEKAWQEQFRKIQDIYPEMSPLLLLRIEGRQNQ, encoded by the coding sequence ATGAAAAAACTTGCAACAGAAATAAAGACACAATGGTTGTATAGCACAGAACATAGGCAGATCTGTAAGGCTATTGATGTACAGACATTGTGGGATAGCACGATTTATCGGGTATGGTTTCCCTATAATAATTTTGTCCTTCGCATACGAGATGAATATCTCAAGCCTATTGATGAGTACTTGATTGAAAATCCCTGTGTAATAACCTATATTGCCGCAGCCGCGCGGGTGGCCGATGCCCTTTCTTACGATATCTTATTAGCTCCTTTTAGCGCCTCGGTGATCCCCCTGCCCCATCAGTTAAAAGCGCTTTCACAGGCTATTTCAAAAGAGCATGTGCGCTTCCTTCTGGCTGATGAAGTGGGGCTTGGTAAAACAATAGAAGCCGGGTTGATATTGCGCGAATTAAAATTGAGAGGTCTGGTGCGTCGAACTCTCGTGGTGGTGCCCAAAGGCCTGGTGCAACAGTGGATCGCCGAGATGCACACCCATTTTAATGAAACGTTTAAACTCGTGTTGCCGGAAGATCTGTCAACCATCACCCATATCTCAGAAGACAAAACATCCTCTTCACTCTCACCAGACATGTATGGTTCCGCTGTAACTAAATCTTCTAATCCCTGGTCCCTTTTAGCCCAAATCATCGTCCCGATGGATACAGTGAAGCCTCTTGAAAAAAGGAAAGGCTGGTCACCCGAGCAAATTGCCGAATACAATCAAGAGCGCTTTGATTCCTTAATCACCGCAGGCTGGGATTTAATCATCGTAGACGAAGCCCATCGTCTTGGAGGAAGCACCGAACAAGTTGCACGCTATAAACTTGGCAGAGGGCTCTCTGAAGCTGCACCATACATTCTGTTTCTCTCTGCAACTCCCCACCAGGGGAAAACAGACGCCTTCCACAGACTGCTCTCCCTGGTCGATCGTGATGCCTTCCCTGTTATTGAAAGCGTCACCCGGGAGCGAATCCAGCCTTATGTAATACGCAATGAGAAGCGAATGGCGATAGACTGGCAGGGGAAGCCTCTCTTTAAACCACGAAAGACCCTCCTTTTCGCTATTTCCTGGGATGAACACCACTCCGAGCAGCGCTATCTCTATGATTCAGTGACAGACTATGTGAAAAGGGGCTACAATCAGGCACTTAAAGAGAAGAGAAGTTATATCGGGTTTTTGATGATTCTAATGCAGCGCCTGGTTACCTCCTCTACCAGGGCCATCCGCGTTTCCCTGGAGCGACGTCTAGAGGTATTAAATACTCCTACCGATCAACTCCCCCTTCCCGCTTATAGTATCGAAGAAGAATGGGCCGACATGGATGGTCAGGAGCAAATCGACACTCTCCTCCAGATGCAGCTTAAAGCATTGAAAAATGAGAAAGAAGAAGTCAAAGCTCTCCTGGAACTAGCATCTCTTACCGAGGCTAAGGAGCAGGATGTCAAAGCCCATGCCCTCCTTAACTGGATCTACCGCCTCCAGCAGGAAGCGTGTGAGCCTAATATAAAGATTCTTCTCTTTACGGAATTCGTTCCCACTCAGGATATGCTCAAAAATTTCCTCACCGATAGAGGTTTTTCTATCGTTATTTTAAACGGTTCCATGAATATGAGCGAACGCTTGGCGGCACTCAAAACTTTTGCCAAAGAGGCCAGAATCCTTATTTCTACTGACGCTGGCGGAGAAGGTCTTAATCTCCAGTTCTGTCATGTGGTAATCAACTATGATATACCCTGGAATCCAATGAAGCTCGAACAGCGCATCGGTAGAGTCGATCGCATTGGACAAAAACATGACGTCCGTGTGGTCAATTTCGTGCTTGATGACACCGTAGAATTCCGTGTTCGTGAAGTAATTGAGGAAAAGTTAGCCATTATTAAATCTGAATTCGGCATCGATAAAACTGGTGATGTTTTAGATTCAGCACAGGCCGCCAACGTATTTGATAATCTTTACATGGATGCTATTCTCAATCCACAGGAAGTTGGGAACAAAATAGATTCACTATTCTTGAATTTAAGAGATCAGGCAAAAGCCAGCCGCGAAATAGAGTCTATCTTCGGCCTTAAAGATACAAAGGACACGCTAGATCACAGCGACGCCCAACACATCATGCAGCATCCCCTGCAGCACTGGGTTGAACAAATGACTATAAATTACTTAAAAAGCTATAGTGGAAGAGCAGAAAAAGAAGGCCTTGCCTGGAATATAACATTTCCCACCGGAGAAACTGTTGAAAACGCTGTGTTTACAACCAACGATGCAGAGGCTGATCCTTCCGCCCAGCACCTCACTATTGAAAATCCCCAGATTCGAGGACTGGTGATGCATCTTCCCCGCTTTGTACAAGGTCAGCCCATACCGTCTCTTGCCCTGGTAGACCTTTCAGTCTCTATTAAGGGCTTCTGGTCATTGTGGGAGCTTTCCATCTATACGCCGGAATGGAACCGCCGGCGTGTATTTCCTCATTTTTTACACGACGATGGTCGCGATCTCCTCCCTACTGCCCGCTTTATCTGGGATCAGCTGCTCAGCTCACCGCCTGAGATAAAAGAATTCATTAGCGGCGAAAACGCCACCTTTTATTTTGATATTGCCAAAGAGCTTGCCATAGAATATGGCAAAGGCATCTACGATGATCTGCGGCTTCTTCACAGCAAATACATTGAAAAAGAACAAAAGAAAAAAGAGTATGCTTTCAGTGCCCGCCGGCGTATGGTGGAAAGAATTGGCCTTCCAAGTGTCAAAATGAACCGCCTCGTAGCGCTCCAAATCGAAGAAAAAGCCTGGCAAGAGCAATTTAGAAAAATACAAGATATCTATCCCGAAATGTCCCCACTTCTCCTTTTGCGTATTGAAGGCAGGCAAAATCAATGA
- a CDS encoding SgrR family transcriptional regulator, producing MAEKNGKGRHIDYIFGRYPLWVRYSKLPGKLGPGPWCVFQRLLELMERFGSSQFHYSIERLIETSGVSSRLGIRKILRKLELEGLIKYESQQGRGKESKFEVILPINAPLSEEDVYHIHPRLRSKSYQRKIESGDLQE from the coding sequence ATGGCCGAAAAAAACGGCAAAGGAAGGCACATCGACTATATCTTCGGTCGCTACCCGCTCTGGGTAAGATATAGCAAACTGCCGGGGAAGCTCGGGCCCGGGCCCTGGTGCGTATTTCAGAGGCTCCTGGAGCTCATGGAGCGCTTCGGAAGCAGCCAGTTCCACTACTCAATAGAGCGCCTCATTGAAACGTCAGGAGTAAGCTCACGCCTCGGCATAAGAAAAATACTCAGAAAGCTTGAGCTGGAAGGGCTCATAAAATACGAAAGCCAGCAGGGAAGGGGCAAAGAAAGCAAGTTTGAGGTGATCCTTCCCATTAACGCGCCGCTTTCAGAAGAAGATGTGTACCACATCCATCCGAGGCTCAGATCAAAAAGCTATCAGAGAAAAATTGAGAGCGGAGATCTGCAGGAAA
- a CDS encoding nucleotidyltransferase domain-containing protein encodes MRYSSAVPYAMDFVSFVLEHLEPGRIEAIRAVILFGSGARGELRKKSDIDIFFEASGDLAALESEIERYAEDFYASVKYRDYWKLKGSTQHFSCHVGNADVWKSLYPALVADGIVLYGKYASSDAQGKTGVLFFWDTAPSYNKRINLFRTLYGYKARGKTYPGLLGKTGGEKLTRGCILVPLESHKIIDEFFKKLGVTAKKLFASFY; translated from the coding sequence ATGAGATATAGCAGCGCGGTTCCCTATGCCATGGATTTTGTGTCCTTTGTGCTTGAGCACCTGGAGCCGGGGCGCATCGAGGCGATAAGAGCGGTGATTCTTTTCGGATCGGGCGCGAGAGGGGAGCTCAGGAAAAAAAGCGATATTGATATCTTTTTTGAGGCCTCCGGCGATCTGGCTGCCCTGGAGAGTGAGATTGAGCGGTATGCCGAGGACTTCTATGCGTCGGTAAAATACCGCGATTACTGGAAGCTCAAAGGCTCTACTCAACACTTCAGCTGCCATGTGGGAAACGCCGATGTCTGGAAAAGCCTCTACCCTGCCCTTGTGGCTGACGGCATCGTGCTCTATGGCAAGTATGCCTCTTCCGATGCGCAGGGGAAGACCGGGGTGCTTTTCTTCTGGGACACTGCGCCCTCATATAACAAGCGCATCAATCTATTCAGGACCCTTTACGGCTATAAGGCCCGTGGGAAAACCTATCCAGGCCTGCTCGGGAAGACGGGAGGCGAGAAGCTCACCAGAGGGTGTATTCTCGTCCCATTGGAGTCCCACAAGATAATCGATGAGTTTTTCAAGAAACTTGGAGTGACGGCGAAAAAGCTTTTTGCCTCGTTCTATTGA
- the qatD gene encoding Qat anti-phage system TatD family nuclease QatD yields MIDVHCHIDLYSDPLKAASKAEINGIRTIAVTNLPSHFEMGYKYLKNFKRVRLALGLHPLMVKQNEGELQRFKRLLEKTNYVGEVGLDFSEHGRENQNVQRDSLRFVFECVKGKQKFISLHSRSAEGSILEMLEEFGIERAVFHWYTGTMNALEKVVKQGHFFSVNTSMIKSKNGRRIIENIPRERILTESDGPYIKIEGKTIGPVDMKITLKGLAEIWNLPVEAAEKQVDSNFDTLLRVLDKLRK; encoded by the coding sequence ATGATTGATGTACATTGTCATATTGATTTATATAGTGATCCTCTAAAAGCGGCGTCAAAAGCTGAAATTAACGGTATTAGGACAATAGCTGTGACGAATCTGCCAAGTCATTTTGAGATGGGATACAAATACCTTAAAAATTTCAAAAGGGTGAGATTGGCATTGGGACTGCATCCTTTGATGGTAAAGCAAAACGAGGGAGAACTACAAAGGTTCAAGCGATTGCTCGAGAAGACAAATTATGTTGGTGAGGTGGGTCTTGATTTTTCTGAGCATGGTAGAGAAAATCAAAATGTTCAGAGGGATAGTTTGCGTTTTGTTTTTGAATGTGTGAAAGGGAAGCAGAAGTTTATAAGCTTACATTCGAGGAGTGCGGAAGGTAGTATTTTAGAAATGCTTGAAGAGTTCGGAATTGAGAGAGCTGTATTTCACTGGTATACAGGCACGATGAATGCTTTGGAAAAGGTAGTTAAACAGGGGCATTTTTTTTCTGTTAACACTTCAATGATAAAATCAAAGAATGGTAGGAGGATTATAGAAAATATACCCCGGGAAAGAATATTAACTGAGTCTGATGGGCCTTATATAAAAATAGAGGGAAAGACAATTGGTCCTGTGGATATGAAAATAACATTGAAGGGCCTTGCAGAGATATGGAACTTGCCAGTAGAAGCAGCGGAGAAACAGGTTGATTCGAATTTCGATACATTGCTGAGGGTGCTGGACAAATTGCGGAAATAA
- a CDS encoding helix-turn-helix domain-containing protein encodes MIRTEREYQEAQKRLLGDQEVMAAQRKRMGEIGLSEEDIEMAMEPAVSFHLQLKEEVEWYERVKSGDFQPIEYLNEVGHLLVGLRIYLGLSQKELAGRLGVSEAQVSRDEKNEYHGITLERAQKILEALKAGVELRVKKPSRRCA; translated from the coding sequence ATGATACGGACAGAGAGAGAGTATCAGGAAGCGCAGAAGAGGCTTCTCGGCGATCAGGAGGTAATGGCCGCCCAGAGGAAGCGCATGGGAGAGATCGGGCTCTCGGAAGAGGATATCGAGATGGCCATGGAGCCTGCCGTGTCTTTTCATCTTCAGCTCAAGGAAGAAGTCGAATGGTATGAGCGGGTGAAAAGCGGTGACTTTCAGCCTATTGAGTACCTCAATGAAGTGGGTCACCTCCTTGTGGGACTGAGGATTTACCTCGGCTTAAGCCAGAAAGAGCTCGCCGGCCGTCTTGGCGTATCAGAGGCCCAAGTTTCCCGTGACGAGAAAAATGAGTATCATGGGATCACCCTTGAGCGGGCGCAGAAAATTCTGGAGGCACTTAAAGCCGGTGTCGAGCTGCGGGTAAAGAAGCCCTCACGCCGGTGCGCGTAA
- the pglZ gene encoding BREX-3 system phosphatase PglZ: protein MKTWRDKILEAFVPHVSPLTLVADPDNLIIEEKILQILYERGFELIPFDDYAAFRFAYESGHRTFWDKNNKTDFNVILRLESDDLKALPYDLLKAGRQLHFRLSELFPNLSYPIVSQLDRSYFDVLFEAQELYNPGQLGKNSTKDFILRHVFNIAPEIIKNPADFLRILLRRHYKKEQIPPMLDERFIQILQQNKEFSEWPAEQIVPDRDAFLEFLQERWPLFLDYILEYTDDSACQRKEVYGLKYPGPAYLPFDHDDIRIYIDNYFLENLLQPVTHPKADLLLKKLSPPKITVGLLIDPEKDNRKRLQSLLESLNQSFPPINCTHHDWCIFAYRLAQLYAGLYELESTPDFEKSLSTIQAETDTALHQWLAQKYSSLYNHPPSPPVMVHHIPRYITRSLDTKNNSKICLIVIDGMAIDQWLVLRDVLSKQNPSLKFKETASFAWIPTITSVSRQALFSGKIPLYFTSNIGSTDNDSKLWSQFWEEQGIHSTEIFYKKGLREFSSLESIKESLSDPKIRVAGLVVDTIDKIMHGMQLGTRGMHNQVHQWATQGMLIELLNLLLDKEFFIYITSDHGNIEAQGVGSPSESNIADLRGERVRIYNDDNSRANIKTKFPGSIDWPSIGLPDNYLPLLAPPRKAFVKVGDRIVSHGGISIEELIVPFIEIERRSP from the coding sequence ATGAAAACCTGGCGCGATAAGATACTCGAAGCATTTGTCCCCCATGTTTCACCGCTCACCCTGGTAGCCGATCCCGATAACCTCATTATTGAAGAAAAAATTCTCCAGATACTCTATGAGCGCGGCTTCGAGCTCATCCCTTTTGACGATTATGCAGCTTTCCGCTTTGCGTATGAAAGCGGGCACAGAACATTCTGGGATAAAAACAACAAGACAGACTTTAACGTTATCTTACGCCTTGAATCCGATGACCTTAAGGCCCTTCCTTATGATCTGTTAAAGGCCGGTCGGCAGCTTCACTTTAGACTCAGTGAATTATTTCCCAATTTAAGCTATCCCATTGTTTCTCAACTGGACCGGTCATACTTCGACGTTCTTTTTGAGGCCCAGGAATTGTATAATCCCGGACAGCTCGGTAAAAATTCTACCAAGGATTTCATCTTAAGGCACGTGTTCAATATCGCTCCTGAAATAATTAAAAACCCGGCTGACTTTTTACGCATTCTTTTACGCCGTCATTATAAAAAGGAGCAGATACCCCCAATGCTGGACGAGCGTTTCATACAAATCTTGCAACAGAACAAAGAGTTCTCTGAGTGGCCTGCCGAGCAAATTGTTCCAGACCGTGACGCTTTTCTTGAATTCCTCCAGGAGCGCTGGCCACTCTTTCTCGATTATATCCTAGAATATACTGATGACTCCGCCTGCCAGCGTAAAGAAGTTTATGGCCTTAAATACCCTGGACCTGCCTACCTCCCCTTCGATCACGATGATATCCGGATATATATCGACAACTATTTCCTGGAAAACCTGCTACAACCCGTGACGCATCCAAAAGCAGACCTACTCTTAAAAAAACTATCACCCCCAAAAATTACCGTTGGTCTCCTTATCGATCCCGAAAAAGACAACAGAAAACGTCTGCAAAGCCTTCTGGAATCGTTGAATCAATCTTTTCCACCTATAAATTGTACACACCATGACTGGTGCATATTTGCCTATCGTCTTGCTCAGCTTTATGCCGGTCTATACGAACTTGAATCCACACCTGACTTCGAAAAATCACTCTCCACTATTCAGGCAGAGACTGACACCGCTCTTCATCAATGGTTGGCTCAGAAATACAGCAGCCTTTATAATCATCCGCCATCCCCACCGGTGATGGTGCATCACATTCCACGCTACATCACCCGCTCGCTTGATACCAAAAACAACAGCAAGATATGCCTTATTGTGATAGACGGTATGGCTATAGATCAATGGCTTGTGCTTCGCGATGTTCTCTCAAAACAGAACCCTTCTTTAAAATTCAAAGAAACCGCGTCTTTCGCCTGGATACCGACAATCACTTCGGTATCACGCCAGGCTTTATTCAGCGGCAAAATCCCCCTTTACTTCACATCAAACATTGGCTCCACAGATAATGATTCCAAATTATGGTCACAATTCTGGGAAGAGCAGGGAATCCACTCTACAGAAATCTTTTATAAGAAGGGTTTACGTGAGTTTTCGTCATTAGAATCCATCAAAGAAAGTCTCTCAGATCCTAAAATCCGTGTTGCAGGTCTTGTGGTAGACACCATTGATAAAATAATGCACGGTATGCAGCTTGGCACAAGAGGCATGCATAACCAGGTGCATCAATGGGCCACACAGGGCATGTTAATAGAATTACTGAACTTACTCCTCGATAAAGAATTTTTCATATACATCACGTCTGATCACGGCAATATTGAAGCTCAGGGAGTGGGAAGCCCATCTGAAAGCAATATCGCTGATCTCCGTGGCGAACGTGTCCGAATATACAACGACGACAATTCCCGGGCAAATATCAAAACAAAATTCCCGGGTTCCATAGATTGGCCTTCAATAGGGCTTCCTGACAACTATCTCCCCCTTCTTGCCCCTCCCCGTAAAGCATTTGTAAAGGTGGGAGACAGAATTGTCTCCCACGGAGGAATATCCATCGAAGAGCTTATCGTTCCTTTTATCGAAATAGAACGGAGGTCCCCATGA
- a CDS encoding helix-turn-helix domain-containing protein produces MELRDNEIYTIEEAAQILKVSQTTIRRKIRSGELRSNRLGRLHRIRGEELFKLFLDTGEEGGRKSATAGK; encoded by the coding sequence ATGGAGCTTCGCGATAACGAGATATATACAATAGAAGAAGCCGCGCAGATACTGAAAGTGAGCCAGACCACCATAAGGAGAAAGATCCGGTCAGGTGAGCTTCGGTCGAACAGGCTCGGGAGGCTCCATAGAATTCGGGGAGAAGAGCTTTTCAAGCTCTTCCTCGATACCGGTGAAGAAGGCGGGCGCAAAAGCGCCACGGCAGGCAAGTAA